TTGCACGGCCGAAATCATTGCACTTGCATCCTCTTGCAATGGCAGATGCCATCAAGCCCGATTTACCTGAAGTGAGATTGGCAACCCCAAGGCACTGAGCACAAGACGCTGGCGCCGGAATAATGGCAAAAAGCTACATACTCGTCGTTTTCAGGATGGTCGAGGTCGATCTGGCAGGCCCACGCCACGAAACAACGCGAGCGCCCTTTGATCCCCCGCGTAAGCCACATTGATGCGCATCCATTCACTGTGCTCCCCGGTCGGACTGAACAACGCACCCGGCGACAACAACACCCCCAGCCGCCGGGCACACGCCTGCAACCGCGAACGGTGAGCCTCTGCCGGACGCACCCACAGGAACATGCCACCGGCTGGCACTGTGAACACCTCCCACTCCTCATCTTCCAAGACCTGCAGGGTGGCCGCCATTTCAGTGTTCAAGCGCTTGCGCAAGCGCTGGACCCACTTGCGATACGTGCCATTGGCCAACAAGGTCGCGACCACCGCTTCGGCAAACCGTGATGTGCCGAAACCGGTCAGGGTCTTGAGGCTGGCCAATTGCGCGATGATCGCCGTACTGGCGCTGAGGTACCCCACGCGCAACGCACTGCTCAAGGTCTTGGAAAAACTCGCGATATAGATCACCCGGTCATCGTGGGGCAACGCGGCGAGTCGTGTGCAACTGGCGTGCTGCAGGTCGCCGAGCACGTCTTCTTCGATGATCAGGAAGTTCTCGCGGCGCGCCAGCTCCAGCAAGCGCTCGGCGACTGCGCGGCACAGGCTGGAACCCGTGGGGTTGTGATAGAGGCTGTTGATAAACAGGCACTTGGGACGATGCAGCAGCAACAGCGCTTCGAGCTTCGGAATGTCTGGGCCGCCACGGGTGCGTGGCACTTCCAGCAACGTGACGCCCTGAAATGCCAACTGCTGGTAGAGGTTGCCGTAGCCGGGGGTTTCCACCACTACACAATCACCGGCCCGAAGCAACGTACGTATCAGCAAGTCCTGAGCATGGCCGGCACCTGCCGTAGTGAGGATACAGTCAATGCTGGAGGCGATATGCAGCCGGTTCAAGCGTTTGAGCAGTTGCTCGCGCAACGAGGGCAGGCCCAACGGAGTGCTGTAGTTGAACAGGCCGGCGGTGTCGGTGCGGGTCACTTCGCGAATCGCATAGCTGATGTTATCGCTTTCGCGCCAGGCGTCCGGCAACCAACCGCAACCCAGCTTCAACTCACCTAGCGGGCTATCGGTGAAGTCGCCCCACTGCTGCTCCGCGCCTTCATACCAATGACCTTGATGTTCGGCTGAGGGCTGAGCCACCACAAACCCGGAGCCTTGCCTGGCAGCCAACAAGCCTTGGGCGACCATGCGCTCAAAAGCTTCGATCACACTGGACTGGCTGAGCAAGTTATCCAGGGCCACTTGCCGAATGGACGGCAGTCGCGTACCGGGGCTCACCCCGCTCTTGCGGATCCACTCCGCCACCGCACTGACGATTTGCTGCACCACCGGTACAAGGGCTTGTCGATCGATCCCTAAATCCATGAGCCACTCACTTCAACTGTCTGTTATTCAACCCGAAGCAGTTAAGCACAGAAGGCCAGGATTACCGGTCGCTAAAATTCATTAAATCATTGATTTTATTAGATTATTTACCTAATGATACACATTCGGACAAGGCACTTTGCCAGCCATGGAAAAACCCCACAGCCCCCTAATCCTTTTCGAATAGGGGGCGACGCGAGATCCTAGATAGCCGTGGCGCCGCCGTCCACAGCCAACGCCTGGCCAGTGGTGAACGCTGCCCCGTCGCTGCACAGGTACAGCACCGCGCTGGCGATTTCCTCGACTTTGCCAATGCGCCCCACCGGGTGCATGGCAGCGGCAAATTCCGCCTTGCGCGGGTCGGCTTCATAGGCACGCCGGAACATATCGGTATCGATCACTGCCGGGCACACAGCGTTGACGCGGATTTTCTTCTTCGCGTACTCGATGGCTGCCGACTTGGTCAAGCCGATCACCGCATGCTTGGACGCTGCGTAAATGCTCATCTTCGGCGCCGCCCCCAGCCCTGCTACCGAGGCGGTATTGACGATCGCCCCACCACCCTGGGCCAGCAGCAGCGGCAATTGGTGCTTCATACACAGCCAAACACCTTTGACATTGACGCCCATGATGGCGTCGAACTCGTCGAGGCTGCCGTCCGCCAGCTTGCCCTTCTCAATCTCGATCCCGGCGTTGTTGAAGGCATAATCGAGGCGACCGTAAGCGCTGAGGGTCTGCGCCATCAGTTGCTGCACATCCGCTTCCAGGGTGACGTTGCAGCGTACAAACAGGGCTTCACCTCCGGCCTGCTGGATCAGCGCTACGGTACCCTCACCGCCCGCCGCATCCAGGTCGGCGACCACTACCTTCAAGCCTTCGGCGGCGAACGCCAACGCAGTGGCGCGGCCAATACCGGCGGCGGCGCCAGTCACCAGGGCGACCTGGCCGGAAAACGTCATGCTCATGGAGGGATATCCTGTGGGAAAAGTTACGGTGTACCGAGTCTAGCCAACGCCTCCACTGGCACGTCAGCACTATCAGAGGGCCGGTTTTCACTGCATGAGTCACAGTGATAAAGCTGACTGACCGACTATCAACAACACCTATCGAGGAGCATTCGCGCCCCCGGTAGACCTTGCTCCCAGGCCGTTCAGGGTCTATCACTCTAGGTTCATTTCCAGAAGAGTCCCTGCCATGACCGCCCAGACCAACCGCCAATTTCTGCTTGCCAAACGCCCGGTCGGCGCGGCCACGCGGGAAACCTTCACCTACCAGGAAGTGCCGGTCGGCACACCCCAGGACGGGCAGGTGCTGGTGCGCAACGAATACCTGTCCCTCGACCCCGCCATGCGTGGCTGGATGAATGAGGGCAAATCCTACATTCCCCCGGTCGGTATCGGCGAAGTGATGCGCGCACTCGGTGTAGGCCAGGTGATTGCCTCGAACAACCCGAAATTCGCTGTCGGCGACTACGTGAATGGCGCACTGGGCGTGCAGGATTACTTCCTTGGCGAGCCGCGAGGTTTCTATAAAGTCGATCCGAAACTGGCGCCGCTGCCACGTTATTTGTCCGCCCTGGGCATGACCGGCATGACGGCCTACTTTGCCCTGCTAGACACCGGTGCACCGAAGGCCGGTGAGACCGTGGTGATCTCCGGCGCGGCCGGTGCGGTGGGCAGCATTGCCGGGCAAATCGCCAAGATCAAAGGCTGTCGCGTGGTGGGCATCGCGGGCGGCGCCGACAAGTGCAAGTTCCTGGTCGATGAACTGGGCTTTGACGCGGCCATCGACTACAAAAACGAAGACGTGCCCGCCGCCCTCAAGCGCGAGTGCCCTAAAGGGGTGGATGTGTATTTCGATAACGTCGGCGGCGATATTCTCGACGCCGTACTCAGCCGCCTGGCACTGAAAGCACGGGTGGTGATTTGCGGAGCCATCAGCCAGTACAACAACAAGGAAGCGGTGAAAGGCCCGGCCAACTACTTGTCACTGCTGGTCAACCGCGCGCGCATGGAAGGTTTTGTGGTGATGGATCACGCCGCCAACTTCGCCGCTGCCGGCCAGGAGATGGGCGGCTGGATGGCGCAAGGCAAGCTCAAGAGCAAGGAAGATATCGTGGAGGGGCTGGAGACGTTCCCGGAGACGTTGATGAAGCTGTTCAACGGGGAGAACTTTGGGAAGTTGGTGTTGAAAGTCAGCTGACACACCTTGGACAAAAATGTGGGAGCAAGCCCGCTCCCACATTTTAGACCGCTGAAAGTTAGGCTATCTCGGCAACCACTGCCGCCAACGCCTTCGCCGGATCTGCCGCCTGGCTGATCGGACGGCCAATCACCAGGTAGTCCGAGCCCGCATCCAATGCCTGACGCGGGGTCAGGATACGGCGCTGGTCATCCTGGGCGCTGCCAGCAGGGCGAATGCCGGGAGTCACCAGTTGCAGCGACGGGTGGGCCGCCTTCAAGGCCTGGGCTTCCAGCGCCGAACACACCAGGCCATCGAGGCCGGCTTTCTGCGCCAGGGCCGCCAGGCGCAGCACTTGCTCCTGTGGCTCGATGTCCAGGCCGATACCGGCCAGGTCTTCACGCTCCATGCTGGTCAACACGGTCACGCCGATCAACAGGGGCTTGGGGCCGCTACGCTGTTCCAGCACTTCGCGGCAGGCGCTCATCATGCGCAGACCGCCGGAGCAGTGCACGTTGACCATCCACACGCCCATTTCGGCGGCGGCCTTCACCGCCATGGCGGTGGTGTTGGGAATATCGTGGAATTTAAGGTCGAGGAACACTTCGAAACCTTTGTCACGCAAAGTGCCGACAATTTCTGCAGCGCAACTGGTGAAGAGTTCTTTGCCGACCTTGACCCGACACAGCTTCGGGTCCAACTGGTCAGCCAGCTTCAGTGCGGCGTCACGAGTGGGGTAATCCAGGGCGACGATGATAGGAGTCTGGCAGACGGACATTGGAATGGGCTCTCAGGCAAGTCGAAATCGGCGCGGATTGTAGCGCAAGCGGCGCCGTTGCGGGATCCGATGATCGGTAAATACTGACCAAGCGCCTTTGGGCGGGCATTTCAGCCAATTATTTCAAAGCTGATACATTCACGACATGCCCCCAACACGCCCCACGGCTAGCCTCGCTCGCACGACCCACCGTCCAGCACTACCAGCCATGGGGCTGGCCGTCTATGCTGACCGCAACAACAGGGCAGAAGATCGCACTATGCATACCCCTACCGTCTCTGTACACGAAGAGCAAAAAGGCGCAGTGATCGCCGACGAAAAGCGCTGGAATACCCGTGCGTTGATCGTCGATGACGATGTGCCGATCCGCGAACTGCTGATCGACTACCTGGCACGGTTCAATATTCTCGCCACCGGCGTGACCGACGGTGCCGCAATGCGCCAGGCCATGCAAGCCGAGACCTTCGACGTGGTGGTGCTCGACCTGATGCTGCCGGGCGAAGACGGCTTGTCACTGTGCCGCTGGCTGCGCGCAGAGTCGGACATCCCGATCCTGATGCTCACCGCCCGCTGCGAACCCACCGACCGCATCATCGGGCTGGAACTGGGTGCCGACGACTACATGTCCAAGCCCTTCGAACCGCGAGAGCTGGTCGCGCGGATCCAGACCATCCTGCGTCGTGTGCGTGATGATCGCACCGAACAACGCGCCAATATTCGCTTCGATAACTGGCGCCTGAACAGCGTCCTGCGCCAACTGGTGGCCGATGATGGCCTGGTAGTGCCGCTGTCCAACGCCGAATTCCGCCTGTTGTGGGTGTTTATCGAACGCCCTCGCCGGGTATTGAGCCGTGAACAACTGCTGGATGCGGCCCGCGGGCGCTCCATCGAAGCATTCGACCGCAGCATCGACTTGCTGGTCTCGCGCCTACGGCAAAAAACTGGGGGATGACCCCAAGGCACCGCAGTTGATCAAGACCGTGCGCGGTGAAGGCTACTTGTTCGACGCCCGAGATATCGGTTGATGCGAGCCCCCTTCAACACGCTGTTCGGTCGGCTGTTCGGTGTGTTGCTGGTGGCGATCATCCTGGCCCATGTGCTGGCCATCGCGTGGTTCCGCCATTACGGCCCCCCGCCACCGCCGCCTAAGGAAACGTTTGTCGAGCAACCTGACGGCACCATGAAGCCGCTGAACAAGGAGCACCATCGGCCCTGGTTTGGTGGCCCGGTGGTACCGCTGACATTCCAGTTCATCTCGCTGATCATCGCTGCCTGGTATGGCGCCAAGCTGTTGAGCCGGCCGATCCAGCGCCTGAGCGATGCCGCCGAACGCCTCAGCCTGGACCTCGACAGCTCGCCGCTGGAAGAAACCGGCCCCCGCGAGGCACGCCAGGCGGCGTATACCTTCAACCTGATGCAGCGCCGAATCCGTGAGCAAGTCAGCCAACGTGCGCGCATGTTGGGCGCCGTCTCCCACGACCTGCGCACCCCGCTGTCACGCCTCAAGCTGCGCCTGGAACAGATCGAAGACACCAAGTTGCAGGGGCAGATGCGTCAGGACCTGAACGACATGATCGGCATGCTCGACGCCACCCTGAGCTACCTGCATGAACAGCGCACCAGCGAAACCCGGCATTTGTTGGACGTGCAGGCGTTGGTGGAGTCCATGAGTGAAAACGCCCAGGACCAAGGCTCCGACGTGCAATTTTCCGGCACCTGCGCACCGCTGCAGGTGCAACCGATGGCTTTGCGTTCGTGCCTCAACAACCTGATCGACAACGCGTTGCGCTATGCCGGTACGGCGCAGGTGGAATTGGAAGACAGCCGCGAAGCGCTGGTGATTCGTGTGATCGACCACGGGCCAGGCATTGCTGCCGACAAACGCGAGGCGGTGTTCGAGCCGTTCTATCGGTTGGAAGGCTCACGCAACCGTAATTCCGGCGGCGTGGGGCTGGGCATGACGATTTCCAAGGAGGCGGTGGAGCGCCTTGGCGGTCGCCTGAGCCTGGAGGAAACCCCAGGCGGCGGTTTGACTGCAGTGATGTGGCTGCCCAGGGCCTAATGGTCTCCATCAATCAGTTAGATCGATTTATCTTCCCGGCGGCCTTGGGCTTGGGTCGCGCTCCAGTCCATCAGCAGGCTGTACGCCACCGCCAACAACGTCGGGCCGATAAACAGGCCGATAAAGCCGAAGGCGATCAACCCACCAAACACCCCGAGCAACACAATCACCAGCGGCAAGTTACCGCCACGGCTGATCAAGTACGGCTTGAGCACGTTGTCCACGCCACTGATGATGAACGTGCCCCATATGCCAAGGAATACTGCATAGGTGTAGTCGCCCTTCCACGCCAGCCAGGCCGTGGCCGGGATCCACACCAGCGGCGGGCCCATGGGAATCAGGCTGAGCAGGAAGGTCACGATGCCCAACACCAGCGCGCCCGGCACGCCGGCGATCAGGAAGCCGATCAACGCCAACAGCGCCTGGGCGGCGGCGGTACCGATCACGCCGTTGACCACGCGTTGCACGGTGCCCGCCACCAGCTCGATGTAATAGCCGGCACGCTCACCGATCAGACGCTCCAGCAATCGGTGTACAAACATCGCCAGGCGTGGCCCATCGCGGTAGAAAAAGAACACGAACACCAGGCTCAAGGTCAATTCAAGGATGCCGCCGCCGATCTGCGCGCTCCGGGCCAGCAGCCAGTTGCCCACCTGGCCCAGGTAGGGTTTGAGCGTGACCATCAGGGCCGCGCCCTGTTGGTCGATGCTGTTCCACATCCCGACCAGGCGCTCGCCGACAAATGGAATGGAGCCCAACCACGTGGGCGCCTCGGGCAAGCCATCAACCTGGATATCCTTGATCAGGCCGACGGCGTCACGCACATGGTCCGCCAGGTTGAACCCCAGCCACACCAAAGGCACCGCCACCAACAACATCCAACCTAACGTGAGGATGCCGGCCGCCAGGGATTCACGGCCACCCAGCCAGCGAGTGAGCAGGCGCATCAGCGGCCAACTGGCAAACGCCAGCACCGCGCCCCAGAACAGCGCCGACCAGAACGGCGCCATCACCCAGAAGCTGGCACCAAACAGCACCAGCAGCAGGATTTGCACCAGCAGGCGATCGTTATTGAGCATGGGGTTTCTCTAGAAGAAGACGGTAGGAAGACAGCTTAGGCGAACGGCGCGGGTCCGTTCGCCTTGTG
The Pseudomonas poae DNA segment above includes these coding regions:
- a CDS encoding SDR family oxidoreductase, with protein sequence MSMTFSGQVALVTGAAAGIGRATALAFAAEGLKVVVADLDAAGGEGTVALIQQAGGEALFVRCNVTLEADVQQLMAQTLSAYGRLDYAFNNAGIEIEKGKLADGSLDEFDAIMGVNVKGVWLCMKHQLPLLLAQGGGAIVNTASVAGLGAAPKMSIYAASKHAVIGLTKSAAIEYAKKKIRVNAVCPAVIDTDMFRRAYEADPRKAEFAAAMHPVGRIGKVEEIASAVLYLCSDGAAFTTGQALAVDGGATAI
- a CDS encoding NADP-dependent oxidoreductase yields the protein MTAQTNRQFLLAKRPVGAATRETFTYQEVPVGTPQDGQVLVRNEYLSLDPAMRGWMNEGKSYIPPVGIGEVMRALGVGQVIASNNPKFAVGDYVNGALGVQDYFLGEPRGFYKVDPKLAPLPRYLSALGMTGMTAYFALLDTGAPKAGETVVISGAAGAVGSIAGQIAKIKGCRVVGIAGGADKCKFLVDELGFDAAIDYKNEDVPAALKRECPKGVDVYFDNVGGDILDAVLSRLALKARVVICGAISQYNNKEAVKGPANYLSLLVNRARMEGFVVMDHAANFAAAGQEMGGWMAQGKLKSKEDIVEGLETFPETLMKLFNGENFGKLVLKVS
- a CDS encoding orotidine-5'-phosphate decarboxylase, with protein sequence MSVCQTPIIVALDYPTRDAALKLADQLDPKLCRVKVGKELFTSCAAEIVGTLRDKGFEVFLDLKFHDIPNTTAMAVKAAAEMGVWMVNVHCSGGLRMMSACREVLEQRSGPKPLLIGVTVLTSMEREDLAGIGLDIEPQEQVLRLAALAQKAGLDGLVCSALEAQALKAAHPSLQLVTPGIRPAGSAQDDQRRILTPRQALDAGSDYLVIGRPISQAADPAKALAAVVAEIA
- a CDS encoding HAMP domain-containing protein codes for the protein MRAPFNTLFGRLFGVLLVAIILAHVLAIAWFRHYGPPPPPPKETFVEQPDGTMKPLNKEHHRPWFGGPVVPLTFQFISLIIAAWYGAKLLSRPIQRLSDAAERLSLDLDSSPLEETGPREARQAAYTFNLMQRRIREQVSQRARMLGAVSHDLRTPLSRLKLRLEQIEDTKLQGQMRQDLNDMIGMLDATLSYLHEQRTSETRHLLDVQALVESMSENAQDQGSDVQFSGTCAPLQVQPMALRSCLNNLIDNALRYAGTAQVELEDSREALVIRVIDHGPGIAADKREAVFEPFYRLEGSRNRNSGGVGLGMTISKEAVERLGGRLSLEETPGGGLTAVMWLPRA
- a CDS encoding AI-2E family transporter produces the protein MLNNDRLLVQILLLVLFGASFWVMAPFWSALFWGAVLAFASWPLMRLLTRWLGGRESLAAGILTLGWMLLVAVPLVWLGFNLADHVRDAVGLIKDIQVDGLPEAPTWLGSIPFVGERLVGMWNSIDQQGAALMVTLKPYLGQVGNWLLARSAQIGGGILELTLSLVFVFFFYRDGPRLAMFVHRLLERLIGERAGYYIELVAGTVQRVVNGVIGTAAAQALLALIGFLIAGVPGALVLGIVTFLLSLIPMGPPLVWIPATAWLAWKGDYTYAVFLGIWGTFIISGVDNVLKPYLISRGGNLPLVIVLLGVFGGLIAFGFIGLFIGPTLLAVAYSLLMDWSATQAQGRREDKSI